A region from the Mesorhizobium sp. J8 genome encodes:
- a CDS encoding Lrp/AsnC ligand binding domain-containing protein, with protein MKAFFVQIKCDLGKSYEVASALADAEIASEIYSTAGNYDLLAKFYIDDEEDVGHFVNERVQVLPGIKDTFTIVTFRAF; from the coding sequence ATGAAGGCATTTTTCGTGCAGATCAAGTGCGACCTGGGCAAGTCCTATGAGGTCGCCAGCGCGCTCGCCGATGCCGAGATCGCCTCCGAAATCTACTCGACCGCCGGTAATTACGACCTGCTCGCCAAATTCTATATCGACGACGAGGAAGATGTCGGCCACTTCGTCAACGAGCGGGTGCAGGTTCTGCCTGGAATCAAGGACACCTTCACCATCGTGACCTTCCGGGCGTTCTGA
- a CDS encoding DUF4864 domain-containing protein — protein sequence MRRVLFALALVPMLMISLAFAGDAEIKAAQTAIDSQLKAFIADDGATAYSFAAPNVKRIFPTVDTFMNMVTNGYAPVRKPQSYSFGKVEETAPGSIVQQVLIVGPDGKDYEAVYTLQRQPDGSFKITGCSLRASNSVST from the coding sequence ATGCGCCGTGTGTTGTTCGCATTAGCTCTTGTTCCTATGTTGATGATCTCGCTTGCCTTCGCAGGCGACGCCGAGATCAAGGCCGCGCAGACCGCCATCGACAGCCAGTTGAAGGCCTTCATCGCCGATGACGGCGCCACCGCCTACAGTTTCGCCGCGCCGAACGTGAAGCGGATCTTTCCAACGGTCGACACCTTCATGAACATGGTGACGAACGGTTACGCGCCGGTGCGCAAACCCCAATCCTATTCCTTCGGCAAGGTCGAGGAGACCGCGCCCGGTTCGATCGTCCAGCAGGTGCTGATCGTCGGCCCGGACGGCAAGGATTACGAAGCGGTCTATACGCTGCAGCGGCAGCCGGACGGCAGCTTCAAGATCACCGGCTGCAGCCTGCGCGCCTCGAACTCGGTCAGCACCTGA
- the tgt gene encoding tRNA guanosine(34) transglycosylase Tgt translates to MAETFSFKVLATDGKARRGLVSMPRGEIRTPAFMPVGTGGTVKAMYMDQVRGVGADIILGNTYHLMLRPGAERVARLGGLHEFARWPQPILTDSGGFQVMSLSKLRKLTEQGVTFRSHIDGAPYEMSPERSIEIQGLLDSDIQMQLDECTALPAKPKEIERAMELSLRWAERCKTAFGEQPGKAMFGIVQGGDSAPMRIRSAQALKAMDLKGYAVGGLAVGEPQSVMLEMLDITCPELPADKPRYLMGVGTPDDILKSVARGIDMFDCVMPTRAGRHGLAYTRRGKVNLRNARHADDPRPLDEESDCPAARDYSRAYLHHLVRSQEALGAMLLTWNNLSYYQKLMQDIRAAIEAQSFEARTAEITEGWARGDVPAL, encoded by the coding sequence ATGGCCGAGACTTTTTCCTTCAAGGTGCTTGCCACCGATGGCAAGGCCAGGCGCGGTCTTGTCTCAATGCCGCGCGGCGAAATACGCACGCCGGCCTTCATGCCGGTCGGCACCGGCGGCACCGTCAAAGCCATGTATATGGATCAGGTGCGCGGCGTCGGCGCCGACATCATCCTCGGCAATACCTATCATCTGATGCTGCGGCCTGGCGCAGAGCGCGTGGCGCGGCTCGGCGGTCTGCACGAGTTCGCGCGCTGGCCGCAGCCGATCCTGACCGACAGCGGCGGCTTCCAGGTCATGTCGCTGTCGAAGCTGCGGAAGCTGACCGAGCAGGGCGTCACCTTCCGCTCGCATATCGACGGCGCGCCTTACGAAATGTCGCCGGAGCGGTCGATCGAGATCCAGGGACTGCTCGATTCCGACATCCAGATGCAGCTCGACGAATGCACGGCGCTTCCGGCCAAGCCCAAGGAGATCGAGCGCGCCATGGAATTGTCGCTGCGCTGGGCCGAGCGCTGCAAGACGGCGTTCGGCGAACAGCCGGGCAAGGCGATGTTCGGCATCGTCCAGGGCGGCGACAGCGCGCCGATGCGCATACGCTCGGCGCAGGCGCTGAAGGCGATGGACCTCAAAGGCTATGCCGTCGGCGGGCTTGCGGTCGGCGAGCCGCAGTCGGTGATGCTGGAGATGCTCGACATCACCTGCCCGGAACTGCCAGCCGACAAGCCGCGCTACCTGATGGGCGTCGGGACGCCGGACGATATCCTGAAATCGGTGGCGCGCGGCATCGACATGTTCGACTGCGTGATGCCGACCCGCGCCGGCCGCCACGGTCTTGCCTATACGCGGCGCGGCAAGGTCAATCTCAGGAATGCCCGCCATGCGGACGATCCGCGTCCGCTCGACGAGGAGAGCGACTGCCCGGCCGCGCGCGATTACTCGCGCGCCTATCTGCACCACCTTGTGCGCTCGCAGGAAGCGCTCGGCGCCATGCTGCTGACCTGGAACAATCTGTCTTACTATCAGAAGCTGATGCAGGACATCCGGGCCGCCATCGAGGCGCAGTCCTTCGAAGCGCGCACCGCCGAGATCACCGAAGGCTGGGCGAGGGGCGATGTTCCGGCGCTGTGA
- the queA gene encoding tRNA preQ1(34) S-adenosylmethionine ribosyltransferase-isomerase QueA, with the protein MRVDLFDFDLPEERIALRPAEPRDSARLLVVKPGEPLQDRIVFDLPSLLREGDVLVFNDTKVIPAQLKGIRRRGEAMAQVEATLHMRVAPDRWQAFMRPGKRIAAGDRIHFGHDGNSCFLGQLDATVLEKGEAGEALLGFDLSGPFLDEALHAVGHIPLPPYIASKRDDDERDRADYQTIYAREEGAVAAPTAGLHFTPELFAALDAKGIERRFVTLHVGAGTFLPVKADDTADHKMHAETGSVSPETAAALNTAKARGGRIICVGTTSLRLLESAARADGRIEPWSGPTDIFITPGYRFRTADMLMTNFHLPRSTLFMLVSAFSGLEAMRSAYAHAIENRYRFYSYGDASLLFRAETSDGR; encoded by the coding sequence ATGCGCGTCGACCTGTTCGACTTCGACCTGCCGGAGGAGCGTATCGCGCTTCGCCCGGCGGAGCCGCGCGACAGCGCCCGATTGCTGGTCGTCAAGCCGGGCGAACCATTGCAGGACCGCATCGTCTTCGATCTGCCGTCGCTGCTGCGCGAAGGCGACGTGCTGGTATTCAACGACACCAAGGTCATTCCGGCCCAACTGAAAGGCATCCGCCGGCGCGGCGAGGCAATGGCGCAGGTCGAGGCGACGCTGCATATGCGGGTGGCGCCGGACCGCTGGCAGGCCTTCATGCGGCCGGGCAAGCGCATCGCTGCCGGCGACCGCATCCATTTCGGCCATGACGGCAACTCCTGCTTCCTTGGCCAGCTCGACGCGACGGTGCTCGAGAAGGGCGAGGCGGGCGAGGCGCTGCTCGGCTTCGACCTGTCCGGGCCGTTCCTCGACGAGGCGCTGCATGCGGTCGGCCACATCCCGCTGCCGCCTTACATCGCCTCGAAGCGAGATGACGACGAGCGCGACCGCGCCGATTACCAGACGATCTATGCCAGGGAAGAGGGCGCGGTCGCTGCGCCCACCGCGGGCCTGCATTTCACGCCGGAGCTGTTTGCCGCGCTCGACGCCAAGGGCATCGAGCGCCGCTTCGTCACGCTGCATGTCGGCGCCGGCACTTTCCTGCCGGTGAAGGCAGACGACACGGCCGATCACAAGATGCATGCCGAGACCGGCTCGGTGAGCCCGGAGACGGCGGCGGCGCTCAACACGGCGAAGGCGCGGGGAGGGCGGATCATCTGCGTCGGCACGACCTCGCTGCGCCTGCTGGAGAGCGCAGCGCGCGCGGACGGCAGGATCGAGCCCTGGTCCGGACCCACCGACATCTTCATCACGCCCGGCTATCGCTTCCGCACCGCCGACATGCTGATGACCAATTTCCATCTGCCGCGCTCGACGCTGTTCATGCTGGTCTCGGCCTTCAGCGGGCTGGAGGCGATGCGTTCGGCCTATGCGCATGCGATCGAGAACCGCTACAGGTTCTATTCCTATGGCGATGCCAGCCTGCTTTTTCGAGCGGAGACAAGCGATGGACGTTGA